The window AAACGGATTGGGGCTCATGGCGTTGTGCTTGGGGCGCTTACCCCAGACCGTAGGATTGATCACGAGACGCTGCGCCGATTGTTAGATGAGGCGGAAGGATTATCCGTGACTTTTCATCGTGCATTTGACGAAGTAAGCAACCTGGAGAAAGCTTTAGAGGAACTTCTATCTTATAGCCAAATTGATCGGGTGCTTACATCTGGAGGAAAGCCAAACGTGCTTGATGCGCAAGAAGAGATAAGCCGGCTTGTTAAACAAACGGAACATTCGCACCTGCAAATTTTAGCCGGAAGTGGATTGACGGTAAGTGCAATTCCCTCCTTCCTTCAATCGACTGGTGTTAAAGAGATTCATTTCGGCAGAGGGGTACGGGTGGATCATAATCCGTTAAATGAGATCGATATAGAAAAAATTAAAGATATAAAAAATATAGGTAGGGATCATGTTGCTAATGGTTGACTGCGGTGTATAGGATGGTTAACATTAGATTTATTAACATGGGTGGAATAAAGAAGAGGAATCCAAATGAAAAAAATTGAGAAGCATGACCAAGATGTTATCAGACTGCACAATAAGCAGATGATTTTGGAAATTATTAAAAAGAGTCGGCCCATCTCCCGTGCGGAAATCACCAAAATCACCAAGTTGAGTCCAACTTCCGTCGGGCGTATCGTAGGTGAGTTATGTGAACAAGGATTGGTGAGGGAAACTGCGTTAACCTCGGTAGGCGTTGGACGTAAGGCGATTATGTTAGATATCGATCCCCAGGCGGTTTATACAATTGGGGTGGACATCGGTAAAAAGGCGATTAAGTTCGGAGTCATGGAGTTCAGCGGCGAACTTCTCCATGAGGAGCGAGTTGAGCATATCGCTTTGCAAACAACCCCTGAAGCTACGGCCGCCATCATCTCCGAGACAATCAACTTGATTATTGCGCATAAAAATTTGGACAAGTCGAAAATCATTGGCATCGGCATCGGCGTGCCTGGTGTGATCGACCATGAACGGGGAATCGTCCAATACTCGTCGACATTGGGTTGGAGAAATATCCCTTTGGCCCAGTTCATCCAGGACAAGCTGCACATTCTTACGGTCATTGACAATGACTTGAAAGTGAAAATCCTTGCTGAGTATTTATTAGGATCCGCCCGCGGATCGAGAAAGACGGCATTGATTGAATTGGGCACCGGCGTCGGTTCATCTTTGATTATAGATGGCGACATTTTTCGTGGGGGTTCGAACAGTGCCGGGGAGTTAGGACATACCACGCTGGATCCGAATGGCAACATGTGCGAATGTGGCAAAAGAGGATGTCTGCAAACGTATATCGACGAATCGGCCATTCTGCATGAAGCAAACCGAATCAAGGAGACCGCCGATATCCAGCAGTTGTTTGCTGCTGCACAAAACGAAGAGAACTGGGCCCAAGATATTATTTCCAGAACTTCGCTTTACATTGGTATAACCATTAACAATATCGTCTGCATGTACAATCCCGATGCCGTCATTCTGTGTGGTGATTTGGTGGAAAATTACAGTGAGATTGTGCCTTTAATCGAAGAGCAGTGCGGGCAGGTAGTGTGGGAACCTTTTCGTGACACGTTTAAAATCCTGACTTCCGAATTGAAGAGCAAATCGATCGTGGTAGGCGCAGCCATGTTAGTAATGAATAACTACGTCGATAAATCTTGAGTAAAAAAAGCGTTACGGACGTTTGAGGCGGCAGCCCCATGTCCGTAACGCTTTTTTTATTGAAATGTACATACAGTAGGTTTTTTCAGTGTGTTGCTAGGCAGACTGTGTCAGCCACAGACCTTCTTATTCAGCTGGTTTGGGTTGAATAACGACGGGAGTCGGAGCAGCAGTAGGCTTCTCTGTAGGCTCAGTCTGTTTGCCAATGAACAAGCTGAGCGGCAGCGCGGCTAGCACGATGAATGTGGCAAGCAAGTAAACATCATTCACACTCATGGTGAATGACTGCATCCCGATCTGTACCTTATCCGACAAGCCGCTGCTGGCCAAATTCTTGGCATGCGTGGCGGTTTGCGTTGTAAGGACAGAAGTGAACAGGGCAATGGCAAAGGAGCCGAACACATTGCGCACCCAGTTGCTGATCGAGGTCGCATGACCGGACAGCGTTCTCGGAATTTGCTCCATCCCAGCATTACTTGAGGGCATGGTTGCAAAGGCGATCCCGAGGTTCCGAACGATCATCCAGAACACGATATAACCGCGAGATACATCGACACTTAGCCAGCTAAGCGTTAATGTTCCTATAGCGATTAATGAAATACCAATAAATATGAGAATACGCGGACCTACAATACTATATAGTTTGCCCACAATTGGCATGCTTAATGCCATCACAAGTGAGGCAGGAAGCAGGATTAAGCCCGTATCAAGCGGCGTCACGTGCTGAATATTTTGCAGAAATATAGGAGTCAAAAAAGTGCCTGAGTACAAACTAATCGTAACAATACTAGAAATAATTAGTGTTAGTGTATAACGTGAATTCGTTAATACGCGAATATTCAGCAGCGGTGTCTCTACGCGCAGCTCTCTCCAAATGAAGAGCAGAAGTACAAGGATACCAAGCGCGAACAAGCCAACAACTTTACCTGACGTCCATCCCCAAGCATGACCTTGAGAGAAAGCGACGAGTAAGGAAAGACTGCTTACGATGACTGTTAATAAGCCAATTAGATCAAACTTTTTCGGT is drawn from Paenibacillus sp. V4I7 and contains these coding sequences:
- a CDS encoding copper homeostasis protein CutC produces the protein MLLEVIATTVRDALLAEQSGADRIELITGILEGGLTPSYGLIDEVMHSTIIPVQVMIRPHSQSFCYDQRDLGVMMKDIQTVKRIGAHGVVLGALTPDRRIDHETLRRLLDEAEGLSVTFHRAFDEVSNLEKALEELLSYSQIDRVLTSGGKPNVLDAQEEISRLVKQTEHSHLQILAGSGLTVSAIPSFLQSTGVKEIHFGRGVRVDHNPLNEIDIEKIKDIKNIGRDHVANG
- a CDS encoding ROK family transcriptional regulator, which produces MKKIEKHDQDVIRLHNKQMILEIIKKSRPISRAEITKITKLSPTSVGRIVGELCEQGLVRETALTSVGVGRKAIMLDIDPQAVYTIGVDIGKKAIKFGVMEFSGELLHEERVEHIALQTTPEATAAIISETINLIIAHKNLDKSKIIGIGIGVPGVIDHERGIVQYSSTLGWRNIPLAQFIQDKLHILTVIDNDLKVKILAEYLLGSARGSRKTALIELGTGVGSSLIIDGDIFRGGSNSAGELGHTTLDPNGNMCECGKRGCLQTYIDESAILHEANRIKETADIQQLFAAAQNEENWAQDIISRTSLYIGITINNIVCMYNPDAVILCGDLVENYSEIVPLIEEQCGQVVWEPFRDTFKILTSELKSKSIVVGAAMLVMNNYVDKS
- a CDS encoding DHA2 family efflux MFS transporter permease subunit, with the protein product MSKDELQQVRFWPIMIAIFFGSFVAILSMSTINIAIPILSDHFQTDLSKIQWTITGFMLASGTIAPITGYLGERFSYKLLYATALAGFTVFSFLCAVAWDAPSLIAFRIAQGAFSGLIMPATMTIVYQVIPREKQPIAISLWSLSAMMAPAIGPTLAGWLLQNWSWHWLFLMNVPVGVIAIFLVFKLIPYYRLSVPKKFDLIGLLTVIVSSLSLLVAFSQGHAWGWTSGKVVGLFALGILVLLLFIWRELRVETPLLNIRVLTNSRYTLTLIISSIVTISLYSGTFLTPIFLQNIQHVTPLDTGLILLPASLVMALSMPIVGKLYSIVGPRILIFIGISLIAIGTLTLSWLSVDVSRGYIVFWMIVRNLGIAFATMPSSNAGMEQIPRTLSGHATSISNWVRNVFGSFAIALFTSVLTTQTATHAKNLASSGLSDKVQIGMQSFTMSVNDVYLLATFIVLAALPLSLFIGKQTEPTEKPTAAPTPVVIQPKPAE